The genome window AGGGATGGAACAAATTTCAATTGGTAGCATCGTTCAACTTAAATCAGGTGGGCCTCAAATGACGGTTGTGGCATATGGCACGAAGATCGAATTTGGGTCTATACTAGGCAGACACGTGGAAGATAAGGAAAAGGTGAAGTGTCAATGGTTTGATTCAACAGCAACTTTACAGGATGGTGTCTTTCCTGTCGAGTCATTGAAGCTAGACTAGTCGTTCCTGGCTGCTTGGCGTAGGTAGCTGGTGGGGCGACATGAATAGATTTGCTGGTATGGCTTTTCCTTTGTAGCAATCGACAAATTACTTAATTGATCATAGAAAAGTCGAACAACATAAAGGGAGTGGCTGTTGCAAAAGCCAATACCTGCTAGCGAGGCTGAGTTAGCCAGCTATTTTTAACTCATTGGCAGGTCGGCAACTGACCCGTAAACCTGTTACCTAATTCATTGGGGACTTTGGCAACAGCCACACCACTTATACAACGGCAAAAAATTCAAGTGTCAGGCGTGTCGGTTTGCTTCCCTTATCTAAAGCGCTTAAGTGGCTACTATGGTTAATATACTGCTGAGCAGTATAGCTATCTTTGATTACATGGTAAGCGAAGCTGCAAGTATTCGATCCGGAGAATCAAACGCAATAGAAAATGATACCTTATCACATGAGTTTGCAAAAAGAGCGCTTACCATAGGCGGCATAATCGCGAAACCTGAAAAGTATCACAATCAGCATGTGTGGGTAAAAGGGTACATGAATCTCAAATTCGAAGGTGACGCTATTTATTGGCGCCAGATAGACTATCGAAATGGTAAGTATAGGAATGCTTGTTAGGTAGCGTTTTCTGACTCACTACTACAAGCAAAAGAGTAACCGATTATAGCAAGCATTACGTTGTGCTTAATGGTATTTTCGATGCGACTTGAGGTAGTCATGGAAGATTAAATTCTGGTGCAATAACTAAAATCATTAGCTTGAACAGTTTACAAAAGAATGTCAAATAATTTAATTAGTGCGAGTTTTGCTACTAGACAAACTTATGCATCTCTCTTACTTCAATTGAGTAATGTGAAGGTTAGCTATGCAAAAGAGCTGAAAAAAGCACAGTATTTGACTGTTCGTTGAAGCAGCTAAGCATTGTACTTTTCGAATAGCTGGTCCATACTTACACTGTTAACGTACGCGGAATTGTTCGGATAGGGCGTATTGGCATACTGTTACAGACACGCATTTGCCGTAATCCTGAATTTACAAAAGCACGATGAGGCTTATCTTCACCGCGCTTTGTTTCTTTGTGCTTCTGACGGCTTTCAATTATCAGCCGTGTCAACACAGATTGTAAAATCAAACCTCCGTTTATGTTAATCACCACGATGAAGACCGTTACGCTCCTTTTTGGGCTGCTCTGTTTAACGCTTACGGCGACTACGGCCCAGCCGTTCAGAGGGCTCGACAAGTCGCCGATGGATATGGCCTATTATCCGGACGACTACGCGCATGATCGCAAATTTGCCCCTGCCAAGATCGGTGGCGACAAGGCTATGGTTCGGGTGACGTACACACGTCCGGCCAAAAACGACCGCGACGTATTCGGCAAATTGGTGCCCTACGGCAAGGTTTGGCGGATGGGTGCGAATGAAGCGCCCGAGATTAAATTTTATCAGAACGTTACGATTGGTGGCAAAAAAATACCCGCCGGAAACTACGCACTGCTGGCGATTCCCAACGAAAAGGAGTGGACGATCATCTTCAGTTCCGACCTCGACCAGTGGGGAGCCTATAGCTACAACGAAGCCCTGGACGTAGCTCGCGTTAATGTGCCTGTACAGAAAGCAGACAACGTGATCGAAAATTTTTCGATTCAGTTTGTTAAGAAAGACCCGAAGAACGCTACGATGAACATCGGCTGGGATACGACGATCGTAGCTGTTCCGATCTCGATGCAGTAGGTGGAAAACGAACGGTGTCCCAGTGTTCATATCAATCGCTTAATTGAACTATCGCCCGGAATCGTGTGGCCCAATTTCAATCCTGACCGGAGATTGGAACATAGCGAAACACGATTCCGGGCGATCGGTTTGTTAAGGCTTGTTGAACCGCTTTGTGTCGAGATGGAAACTACGCCACGAATGCCAAAATTCCTGATACGCCCGGCGCATCGGTGCGAGCCGTTTACCCGCTAATGGTCCGGCTGTGCAATGCCCGCGCCATGTCCAGACGGAGTGCGTTTCTTCGTCCATGAGTTGACGGTTGGCGTAGCGGAACGTGAGTACCTGCGTACCTACGCGCCGATTCCATGCGCCGAATGATGCACTGTCGGGAGCCATCGTCAACACTAGCGGTTCGCCCCCGACAACATCATTAAGCACCCGCTTTTTTTGTAGCTCATTCCAGTCATAAGCCGTGGTGAATCCAGCCTGCTCCACCCCGATAATCCACGATTTGGGTTGCCACGAAGCCGAATCGCGCCGGGTAAGTTTGCCTTTCGACAGCCCGCGGTCATAGCTTTTCATACGCTCAAATTCGTCGGCGAAAGCGGGATCCGCCTGTAACACACGCGTGTTAGGATGTTCGGCAGCCCATTCGCCAAGAGTCATCTGCCGGGCGGGTAGATCCAGAATGGCCTGACCACGTAGTGGACCCACCACGGCCTCACCAGTGGCCTGCCGCCACCACGTACCCGTCCGTTTGTCTTCGAACATGGCGTTAAAGTGGTCCATGCCCACCAGCCGAAACTCATCGGCCTGACCCCGTACCAGCGGGCTAAAGACCCGACCAGTCCGGCAAACGGTGCAGTAGGTGACCATGATGGGCTGACTGCCTACCGTATCGCGTACCTGATGGTGATAGCCAATCAGTTGTAGCGGATAAGCCGTAGCTTGCCCAACCGACTCAAAACCAATCACGAGTTTGTCGAGCGGAATTTTGTTCTCACTCATCGGTACCACCCGTTTGTGGATGGGCTGTTTAAACAACTGGTCGGCCATCATTTCCTGATTTACCATGTACAGCACCACGCTGTAGAGAAGGAGCAACCCACCCGCAACGTAGCGATACCATTTCCGGACAGGTTTGACCAGGAGCCGAAACGCCGGGTAGAATAGGAAAAGAAGTCCGACCAACCGTAACCAGCCGATGTTGGTATGGAGCCAGTACGCGAGTTCAACGCGACCGAGCGACGCCTGACTCGGGTCATCGGCGTCGAGCCCAAGCTGGCTGCCCGGAAATGGCATGATGAAATACACGCTCAGTAATTCCAGGGCAATGAGCAGAACTATCGAAATTAAAAAATAGAGAAGAAAACGGTTCATTGAAAAGACGATCAGGTAATCAATAAAGCAGGCGGTATTCTGGAACAACAGGGCTGTGTTTCAATCAGACCTAATGGCTGATTAACACGTCCCCACCGGCTTTGTCCATTCAGCCGAATGAACAGAAGTGCACAGCCAATGGTATAGCAAACGTATACCACAGACTGATTGGCAAGGGTCAATAAACAAGAAGGTCTAAGCGCGATGAGATTCGGGCGGGGGCGAGTAAATGGGTAAGGGCCGTGAGGAAAAAATGAACACGGGGGCGGGGAGGTGCACCGCGTCGCGCCAGCCGAATCGGAACGAATGAAGAACGAGCTGGGGCGTAAGCGAATACTCTTTGAGCAATAACTTCAGCAACTGGCTGGCCTTGCGGTTGGCTGTGTCGGAATTGGTAAGGTGATCGTGTAAAAAGGTTAACAAGTCACTTGTCCAGAACGAGCGATCGTTGGTTTCCAGACCAGCAATCAGGAGGGTGTCATGCTGCATATGCAGGCTAACGACATCGTAATAGTGGCCCCGGTAGCCAAACCCACCCGTCGTGGCCTCAACCAGCTCGGTCGCCTTCGTTTTATCGTTGATGGGAATCTGAAACTCAACCAGACTATCAACGGACCGATAGACGATCAGGTGTTTCGACAGGTCATGCTGCTCCTGCCACTGCGTGCTGACAAATACGAGTACGTACCCCAGCGAGTGGTAAACCAGAAGCAGCAATAGTCCAAGACCGACGATACGTCTCACGGTTGTTCAATGAGATAATACGACAAATGTACCTGTTTTCCCGACGAATCGTAGCCGGCACTAGGGCGTATCGGGGGTGGCAGCCACAATACTGGTTAGCCGTTGTGTAACATCAACCCTTGACCCGTTTGTAGGTTTCGATGATGACCCGATCGATACCAAGCTTCTCCAGTTTTTCAACGCCTTTTTGCGTCAGCGTATCGTTGGCGATTTTAACCACAAACTCAAATTTGTGATTTTCCCAGTCTTTATCGCTGTAATAATCCAGATGCTCGGTGTAGACGCTATCCGCCAAGGTGTAGGTCCCGCCACCGGCCGAAAACTCCGCTTTAGACGAGTCTTTGTCTTTGCCTACTGCGTGATTCAGGAAAGCGAAATGCGTTGGACTAATGATCTTGATCATTTTATGCGTCGAGTCAAACGTAGAAAAACTTGTGTCCTTCTCGGTCGTCGTCGCCGAAATCAATTCCCAGGTTCCGGTAATTGGAGCAGCTGTTTCTTTTTTAGCGCAACTACTCAACGCGAAAACGGCCACCGCAACACGTACTACATTCTTGACCTTCATATTTTTATTGCCTTCTCAGGCGTAGTGAATGGGACTGATTGAATGCATGGTTGACAAGCTAATCTTGCCGGTAACTATAAAAGCACAGTTCGCTGGCTTCGTACTGTAAGACTTGGTTAGCTGGTCAGGATCGTTAGCCCGCTAAGCGATAGCCGTCTGGACAACTAAACCGAAAAAGCGTATACGATTACCGGCTTCTTGTTTGTTTTGTGAGTTGAAGCACAGGCTGAATGGACATGCCGCTATTGACCGGGGTGGTATGTCTTTTCCACATGCTTCTGCACATCTTCGGGATAGAACAGCACGTCTTTGAAGTTACCTTCGCAATAGAGCGGAGCCTGATCAGTAAAGTGCTTGGCACCGGGCCGACTGCTTTGGCCACCCGTCACGACGGAGCGGGCTTTTACGCGTTTGCCAAATTCAACGACGGCCACAAAACTGTTGCCCACGCTGCCATATCGTTTTTTTGTGCCGGGATAGGTCTTGGCCGCAAAAGCCGCCAGCGAACCCCAGGCCGATGAGGTAAAGGCAACCGGAAGGCTCGGCTTCTGATCGTCGTACGTTTCCTGGATGTTGCCGGTCAGACGCTGGTAGCGGTTTATGTCGCCCCAGGGTGTTTTCCAGGTGCCAAAATCGCGGGTCAGATCGGTAAGTACCTCAGCCAATGCCGTCACTTTTTCCTGTGGCGTAGTCGAACTGATCGTAAATGCCGTCAGGCTTAGATTGTCGAATCGCTGGTCGCCAGCCGCGCGGCTACGGGCCAGTTTCTGAATTTTTTCGCCCCAAAAGATTGCTAGTGTCTGGCCGATCGACGTAACGCCGTACGATTTATTCCAGCTTTTTAGAATCTGGATGGCTTCGGGTAAACCGTTTTTCTGGTTCGCTGAGTCGCCGGAAACCGTTTGGTAAGCATTCAGCAGGGCGGGCAGCAGTT of Spirosoma agri contains these proteins:
- a CDS encoding DUF2158 domain-containing protein — translated: MEQISIGSIVQLKSGGPQMTVVAYGTKIEFGSILGRHVEDKEKVKCQWFDSTATLQDGVFPVESLKLD
- a CDS encoding DUF2911 domain-containing protein, which encodes MKTVTLLFGLLCLTLTATTAQPFRGLDKSPMDMAYYPDDYAHDRKFAPAKIGGDKAMVRVTYTRPAKNDRDVFGKLVPYGKVWRMGANEAPEIKFYQNVTIGGKKIPAGNYALLAIPNEKEWTIIFSSDLDQWGAYSYNEALDVARVNVPVQKADNVIENFSIQFVKKDPKNATMNIGWDTTIVAVPISMQ
- a CDS encoding DUF3179 domain-containing (seleno)protein gives rise to the protein MNRFLLYFLISIVLLIALELLSVYFIMPFPGSQLGLDADDPSQASLGRVELAYWLHTNIGWLRLVGLLFLFYPAFRLLVKPVRKWYRYVAGGLLLLYSVVLYMVNQEMMADQLFKQPIHKRVVPMSENKIPLDKLVIGFESVGQATAYPLQLIGYHHQVRDTVGSQPIMVTYCTVCRTGRVFSPLVRGQADEFRLVGMDHFNAMFEDKRTGTWWRQATGEAVVGPLRGQAILDLPARQMTLGEWAAEHPNTRVLQADPAFADEFERMKSYDRGLSKGKLTRRDSASWQPKSWIIGVEQAGFTTAYDWNELQKKRVLNDVVGGEPLVLTMAPDSASFGAWNRRVGTQVLTFRYANRQLMDEETHSVWTWRGHCTAGPLAGKRLAPMRRAYQEFWHSWRSFHLDTKRFNKP